From Nocardia sp. NBC_00416:
GGGGGCGAAGGTGCCGGCCAGATGCACCGTCAGTGAATGCACGTCCGCGTCCACCACTCGCTCCAGGAACCCGACCAGCGCGCGCCAGCCGTCGGGCTCCGCCAAGGCGGCGTCGGCCTCCGCGTTGTAGCGACGCAGCCCCTCGTGGCACAGGGTGCGCAGGAGCACCTCCTTGCTCGGGTAGCGCCGGTAGAGTGCGCTGATCCCGACCCCCGCGCGTTCGGCGACCGCGGCGATCGGGGCCTTCGGTTCGGCGAGGAAGACTTCCCGCGCGGCTTCCAGAACGAGGCTGTCGTTGCGCGCGGCCTGCGCCTTGCGACCGGGCAGCGGTGTGCGCGCGGGCTGTTGCGCTGATTTCGGCATGGCCCGAGCATAGCATTTGAAACGGAATATTCCGTTCTACTGCCGTGCGTATCAGGAATGCTCGGTCAGATACTGCAGGTAGAACCCGCGCAGCGCCTCGGCGAGTTCGCCGTCACCCGCGTGGACGTAATCGTCGAGCATCGGCACGACCCATTTGATGTCGGCTTCGCTCTCCCCCTCCCGGCCCGCCGTAGCCTCCGCCGCCGGGATGCGGGTCAGCAGTTCCCAGAGGAAGCGGATATCCCCGCGCCGCACCGCGAGCCTGACCGCACGGTCGTGCAGCTCCTTCGACGAGAGCTTCTCCAACTCCTCGTTCTGGGTCATATGGCCGACTCTAATCCCCGGCAAAGGCGATCGGGCCGGGTTTCGGTGACCGTCACGCCGATCG
This genomic window contains:
- a CDS encoding TetR/AcrR family transcriptional regulator — translated: MPKSAQQPARTPLPGRKAQAARNDSLVLEAAREVFLAEPKAPIAAVAERAGVGISALYRRYPSKEVLLRTLCHEGLRRYNAEADAALAEPDGWRALVGFLERVVDADVHSLTVHLAGTFAPDPAMMPDVEHSEEVITELIRRAHQSGTLRPEIIPQDVGLVLEACAAVSTPDKDRTAQLRRRVLGVLVDGLRADGDLPGPPPRPGEFAWRWHRGRTDRRSEPAQPA